The DNA segment tattacacatttttaatcaattacggtgacttttttgccacaaaaatgctaaaaaatggtcaataagtaaatataagtagtgatagcaagcttttgttataaataaatattgattgattaatgcaaaaagacgaattacacatgataaatgaatcatatacacttatttgtgataaaaattccgaaaaatgacCGTAATTGTACTTTACGGTACGCTATTTAATCctctggcacaatcaacgtaaactgaacttggcaggatttatttggaaaaaaactgcAGTCCACTTTTTAgcccgtaaaaacaggctaaaatggtccactttgaggggtcataactcatgacctatcacaggtaggatattgttattttttttgtaattacaggaaATTGTGTCTAATTTCACTCACCTGTGTTagcggatttttttaaaacaaaatttgtgcagaattttgttttcttttttctgttggacattttgctccaaaatgcaatgggaattatctgTCCacgcaaaattaacttttggaactgtttaaaaaaaaccgggtttggtaactgatctgttctagcatttttgatatgtcaaagaggtccccaaaacgaaactttcttATTAAAACCATTGCAGGTTGGATTTATTAtggaatttcacacttttttccgACGTATTGCCTGGACTATTTGCACAAACTCGGATGGAGATACCTTACTAGTAAATTTGGTACTGTCagcaaaaatgattaattcagATTTGATTCAGAAATGATTCATTCAGATTTGTAATTTATCCAGGGCATTTTTCTGATTGTTATTGATAAGCATCTATTTATATTTATCTAATACAAAGATTTGTATGTATAAAATGGAGTAGATTAAccaaacgaaattattttttgaaccaaacagcaattttttttcggtatcggaaatcataatttgaacattttcttattattttgtcaCAGCTGTGTGCTGGTTATAAATAAAGAGTTTGGATCTgtgtcatttttttcaagtagaCTTCAGTATCTCTTtcgaaattaattacaaataaaaatcagtacatttttttcgatttaataaatcattttaaaaaatgcttaaaatttaagCAGACTGTACATAGTGTACATCTTTAAGAATTTCacattattttcttgacaattatAGATTAACATAATACACTACCTTTTACCACACCTAAGCTTCTTAAAGTTTGGTTGTCCTTAGCTAAACCTTTAAACATGACTTTCTGCATAGCTTGAGGTACAGCAATAatattttgcagataattttttaattctgatacaGTCCCATCGATCCGAAAATTGATGTTGATCTTTTGCTTGTTGTATATTACAATGAAGTCTATGATATATTGAGGCATATCTTGCGAGGTAGTAGCAGTAGCGCCGTCTGCTGGTGTTGTACTGTTAACGCAGGAAGTTAAAGAGTTCTCCAAAGATGTAATATTTCCTTTTGATGCTGGTATTCTATCAGGAGAGGGACtcgaattacaaatattttcgttCGTATCACTCCTTTCAGCATCTGAAAGtaagattttaattattcattacaaaATCGTTAAAGGCAATAAGAAACCGCTGCAAAGTAATTTCGGCGTTTTCATTACTTGGTTTATCTTTACTTGTGGTAATTTCAAGAGTACCGTGCTCCTCATAGAGGATTGTTTTATACttattgtattttgtatttaCAATGGAAAAGTGGATTTTGGATGGTAAAAGGAGTCTGACTTCTGGAATGTCCATCAATCACTGCCGAAGAGGTGACCAAAGCACTAAGGGGAACGAAGAACTTCTCCGCTGCAGGACCAGATATCATCAAGCACTTCGGATGGAAGTTTATTTTTACACACCAAAATCTGAGTATGCTAAGCTAGCAAAACACTATAAAGGTATAGAGATTGTAACGAAGTTATGTAATAACACCGAAAATatgtaaacaatattttcggGGTTTCGCCGAAGCCGTACTTAACCTTAAAGCGCGAAAAACACAGCCACCCACGAATTCAGGTTAAGAAACGATCCTCCGAGCCAGGATCCGAATACAGGCGAGTAGGGTAAATTATCTAATAATTTCACTATAATGTAAGAATTGTGACCTGGGAGTTAAGCTATCCGAGCCAACGAATTGCAATGTAGTTTAGTAAAGGTCGAACACCACAAATGTATGAGATCGGCACCGAGGCCGAGCAGTTACGGTGGAAGAGTCACCACATCCATCGTCACATTCTTGGAAAGTAACCACAGCACGGGAACGTTTAAAAGTCATTCACACGGTCGGGATATCTCGTACCACGCGGTAACGACGCTGGAGGCGACGAAGCACCGGCAAGGTGGGGAGGTAGCCATACTACGTACCGCCAGAAGGCGGCCATCTTCCCTAAGGCCGGAATACGGTTATGCTGGATTAGCCTCCCGATAGCCAATAGTAGTCGCCGTAGTACGCGCGATCAACAAATCAGAAGATCGGACACAAAACACGGAAGCTCGAAGGAAAACAAAGGAAGTGAGGATGGGAAGGCGGAAGAAACGGACTGTTTGGTTTCTGACTCTGCGGGACGACGGGCTGTCCGCATTCTTTCGTGGTCACTTCCTCTTTGACACAACAGCGACAATAATTGCGCCTCCGACTTTTTGGACAACCAATTTGAAAGTGACTCTTTTGTCGACAGTTCCAACATTCGACCTCAGAATCATCCCACTGTTTTTTCGAGGTGGATGC comes from the Belonocnema kinseyi isolate 2016_QV_RU_SX_M_011 chromosome 6, B_treatae_v1, whole genome shotgun sequence genome and includes:
- the LOC117174091 gene encoding ubiquitin domain-containing protein UBFD1-like isoform X3, which translates into the protein MEYGDAERSDTNENICNSSPSPDRIPASKGNITSLENSLTSCVNSTTPADGATATTSQDMPQYIIDFIVIYNKQKININFRIDGTVSELKNYLQNIIAVPQAMQKVMFKGLAKDNQTLRSLGVVKGSKVMIVGSKLDDVLAVSIPTKHDIADDSASAASKEPLSQQTIHRKVLDKGVPEDAMPGILDTKISLSHTTGLLFLGAHERCRL
- the LOC117174091 gene encoding ubiquitin domain-containing protein UBFD1-like isoform X2; its protein translation is MEYGDAERSDTNENICNSSPSPDRIPASKGNITSLENSLTSCVNSTTPADGATATTSQDMPQYIIDFIVIYNKQKININFRIDGTVSELKNYLQNIIAVPQAMQKVMFKGLAKDNQTLRSLGVVKGSKVMIVGSKLDDVLAVSIPTKHDIADDSASAASKEPLSQQTIHRKVLDKGVPEDAMPGILDTKETGNHGLNLKEEIQRKHHTV